The following proteins are encoded in a genomic region of Eriocheir sinensis breed Jianghai 21 chromosome 2, ASM2467909v1, whole genome shotgun sequence:
- the LOC127002691 gene encoding uncharacterized protein LOC127002691 isoform X2: MMSHPLGRWRRRKQSTPSHHGARRESLPAVPVAAAGLDLPHACLHLPCGVVSPCTNTTTTVAGDTYSAPPLSAVTGPEKVTNFAMNLEEGVEYISWVNPSTDSSPCYTETAVRVSFNDEDSISYFNHSQESTSKGLCAPGYGTVEVWTQGGDGHSNSSWEPIIYSGSGVVDVVTFETCEPVGCTSLQVEWSNTPVCPDVEYLSVEVGDVRQNVSTNTSNLTVTGLEVEKKYYTCIYARNKDGNVLQHSCMSYCETPTQVPENLTVKPLSTSALHFTWDPPVCQKPPVLYQLDIDYHYYTTTETEYIVDGLRSFYRYIVEVQVGQGYHYSDEKATMTAYTLPISPSLYVEWRGDKIYASWSFSAYNHWGFTFRFKVTWGESLQHEEETLNYHLWIDEFNSTDEVYRVCVAVYPIGREDLMSDTDCENVPESESGLSGWAITLIVLGTLAVIAVGVFCAAVHHNKSKAQQRQLQQQQQQQDVYTLNHGVTNPAAIT, translated from the exons gcctGGACCTTCCCCACGCGTGTCTACA TTTACCTTGTGGCGTGGTCAGCCCCtgcactaacaccaccaccacagtcgcCGGGGACACGTATTCTGCGCCACCCCTCTCCGCCGTCACTG GTCCGGAGAAGGTCACCAACTTCGCCATGAATCTCGAGGAAGGAGTTGAGTATATCTCCTGGGTAAACCCCTCGACGGACTCCTCCCCTTGCTACACTGAAACTGCCGTCAGAGTGTCGTTCAATGACGAAGACTCCATCAGCTACTTCAATCACAGCCAAGAGAGCACCAGCAAGGGCCTGTGTGCACCAGGTTACGGGACGGTGGAAGTGTGGACTCAAGGCGGCGACGGGCACAGCAACTCATCCTGGGAACCCATCATATACAGCGGGTcag GAGTGGTTGATGTGGTGACATTTGAAACTTGCGAGCCAGTGGGATGTACTAGCCTCCAGGTGGAGTGGTCCAACACCCCGGTGTGTCCCGACGTGGAGTACCTCTCAGTAGAGGTGGGTGACGTCAGGCAAAATGTATCCACCAACACCAGTAACCTGACTGTGACGGGCCTCGAAGTTGAAAAAAAGTATTACACCTGCATTTATGCAAGGAATAAAGACGGAAATGTACTGCAGCATTCCTGCATGAGTTACTGTGAAACTCCAACTCAAG TGCCGGAGAACCTTACGGTCAAACCCCTCAGCACTTCTGCTCTTCATTTCACCTGGGACCCTCCCGTGTGCCAGAAGCCCCCGGTCCTGTATCAACTCGATATTGATTACCATTATTACACTACAACGGAAACTGAATATATAGTGGATGGTTTGAGGTCGTTTTATAGGTATATCGTAGAAGTGCAAGTAGGCCAAGGATACCATTATAGCGACGAAAAGGCCACCATGACCGCCTACACGTTGCCAATCA GCCCGTCCCTGTATGTTGAGTGGCGTGGTGATAAAATCTATGCATCTTGGAGTTTCTCTGCCTACAACCATTGGGGTTTCACCTTTCGCTTCAAGGTCACGTGGGGCGAGTCCCTACAACACGAGGAGGAAACgctc AATTATCATCTCTGGATCGATGAATTCAACAGCACGGATGAGGTGTACCGGGTCTGTGTGGCTGTCTATCCCATAGGCAGAGAAGACCTGATGAGCGACACTGACTGCGAAAACGTACCAG AATCGGAATCCGGACTCAGTGGCTGGGCGATAACTCTGATTGTGCTCGGGACGCTGGCTGTGATTGCGGTTGGGGTGTTTTGTGCCGCAGTTCATCATAACAAATCAAAGGCTCAACAACGACAactacaacagcagcaacagcagcaagaCGTATACACTCTCAATCACGGGGTAACCAATCCTGCTGCAATCACATAA
- the LOC127002691 gene encoding uncharacterized protein LOC127002691 isoform X1, whose translation MVPAGRVFPPFLLLLLAWTFPTRVYSQQVNVSLVSTYYVEVTWVKTLLWLGVDDYNVSFTAESSNECTKTIHCSDIICTFNSLPCGVVSPCTNTTTTVAGDTYSAPPLSAVTGPEKVTNFAMNLEEGVEYISWVNPSTDSSPCYTETAVRVSFNDEDSISYFNHSQESTSKGLCAPGYGTVEVWTQGGDGHSNSSWEPIIYSGSGVVDVVTFETCEPVGCTSLQVEWSNTPVCPDVEYLSVEVGDVRQNVSTNTSNLTVTGLEVEKKYYTCIYARNKDGNVLQHSCMSYCETPTQVPENLTVKPLSTSALHFTWDPPVCQKPPVLYQLDIDYHYYTTTETEYIVDGLRSFYRYIVEVQVGQGYHYSDEKATMTAYTLPISPSLYVEWRGDKIYASWSFSAYNHWGFTFRFKVTWGESLQHEEETLNYHLWIDEFNSTDEVYRVCVAVYPIGREDLMSDTDCENVPESESGLSGWAITLIVLGTLAVIAVGVFCAAVHHNKSKAQQRQLQQQQQQQDVYTLNHGVTNPAAIT comes from the exons gcctGGACCTTCCCCACGCGTGTCTACA GTCAGCAGGTCAATGTGAGTCTTGTGTCGACATATTACGTGGAAGTAACCTGGGTCAAGACATTACTGTGGCTGGGCGTTGATGACTACAATGTCAGTTTTACCGCAGAGAGCTCCAACGAATGTACTAAG ACCATCCACTGCTCTGACATCATCTGCACCTTCAACAGTTTACCTTGTGGCGTGGTCAGCCCCtgcactaacaccaccaccacagtcgcCGGGGACACGTATTCTGCGCCACCCCTCTCCGCCGTCACTG GTCCGGAGAAGGTCACCAACTTCGCCATGAATCTCGAGGAAGGAGTTGAGTATATCTCCTGGGTAAACCCCTCGACGGACTCCTCCCCTTGCTACACTGAAACTGCCGTCAGAGTGTCGTTCAATGACGAAGACTCCATCAGCTACTTCAATCACAGCCAAGAGAGCACCAGCAAGGGCCTGTGTGCACCAGGTTACGGGACGGTGGAAGTGTGGACTCAAGGCGGCGACGGGCACAGCAACTCATCCTGGGAACCCATCATATACAGCGGGTcag GAGTGGTTGATGTGGTGACATTTGAAACTTGCGAGCCAGTGGGATGTACTAGCCTCCAGGTGGAGTGGTCCAACACCCCGGTGTGTCCCGACGTGGAGTACCTCTCAGTAGAGGTGGGTGACGTCAGGCAAAATGTATCCACCAACACCAGTAACCTGACTGTGACGGGCCTCGAAGTTGAAAAAAAGTATTACACCTGCATTTATGCAAGGAATAAAGACGGAAATGTACTGCAGCATTCCTGCATGAGTTACTGTGAAACTCCAACTCAAG TGCCGGAGAACCTTACGGTCAAACCCCTCAGCACTTCTGCTCTTCATTTCACCTGGGACCCTCCCGTGTGCCAGAAGCCCCCGGTCCTGTATCAACTCGATATTGATTACCATTATTACACTACAACGGAAACTGAATATATAGTGGATGGTTTGAGGTCGTTTTATAGGTATATCGTAGAAGTGCAAGTAGGCCAAGGATACCATTATAGCGACGAAAAGGCCACCATGACCGCCTACACGTTGCCAATCA GCCCGTCCCTGTATGTTGAGTGGCGTGGTGATAAAATCTATGCATCTTGGAGTTTCTCTGCCTACAACCATTGGGGTTTCACCTTTCGCTTCAAGGTCACGTGGGGCGAGTCCCTACAACACGAGGAGGAAACgctc AATTATCATCTCTGGATCGATGAATTCAACAGCACGGATGAGGTGTACCGGGTCTGTGTGGCTGTCTATCCCATAGGCAGAGAAGACCTGATGAGCGACACTGACTGCGAAAACGTACCAG AATCGGAATCCGGACTCAGTGGCTGGGCGATAACTCTGATTGTGCTCGGGACGCTGGCTGTGATTGCGGTTGGGGTGTTTTGTGCCGCAGTTCATCATAACAAATCAAAGGCTCAACAACGACAactacaacagcagcaacagcagcaagaCGTATACACTCTCAATCACGGGGTAACCAATCCTGCTGCAATCACATAA
- the LOC127002691 gene encoding uncharacterized protein LOC127002691 isoform X3, with protein MTTMSVLPQRAPTNVLSLPCGVVSPCTNTTTTVAGDTYSAPPLSAVTGPEKVTNFAMNLEEGVEYISWVNPSTDSSPCYTETAVRVSFNDEDSISYFNHSQESTSKGLCAPGYGTVEVWTQGGDGHSNSSWEPIIYSGSGVVDVVTFETCEPVGCTSLQVEWSNTPVCPDVEYLSVEVGDVRQNVSTNTSNLTVTGLEVEKKYYTCIYARNKDGNVLQHSCMSYCETPTQVPENLTVKPLSTSALHFTWDPPVCQKPPVLYQLDIDYHYYTTTETEYIVDGLRSFYRYIVEVQVGQGYHYSDEKATMTAYTLPISPSLYVEWRGDKIYASWSFSAYNHWGFTFRFKVTWGESLQHEEETLNYHLWIDEFNSTDEVYRVCVAVYPIGREDLMSDTDCENVPESESGLSGWAITLIVLGTLAVIAVGVFCAAVHHNKSKAQQRQLQQQQQQQDVYTLNHGVTNPAAIT; from the exons ATGACTACAATGTCAGTTTTACCGCAGAGAGCTCCAACGAATGTACTAAG TTTACCTTGTGGCGTGGTCAGCCCCtgcactaacaccaccaccacagtcgcCGGGGACACGTATTCTGCGCCACCCCTCTCCGCCGTCACTG GTCCGGAGAAGGTCACCAACTTCGCCATGAATCTCGAGGAAGGAGTTGAGTATATCTCCTGGGTAAACCCCTCGACGGACTCCTCCCCTTGCTACACTGAAACTGCCGTCAGAGTGTCGTTCAATGACGAAGACTCCATCAGCTACTTCAATCACAGCCAAGAGAGCACCAGCAAGGGCCTGTGTGCACCAGGTTACGGGACGGTGGAAGTGTGGACTCAAGGCGGCGACGGGCACAGCAACTCATCCTGGGAACCCATCATATACAGCGGGTcag GAGTGGTTGATGTGGTGACATTTGAAACTTGCGAGCCAGTGGGATGTACTAGCCTCCAGGTGGAGTGGTCCAACACCCCGGTGTGTCCCGACGTGGAGTACCTCTCAGTAGAGGTGGGTGACGTCAGGCAAAATGTATCCACCAACACCAGTAACCTGACTGTGACGGGCCTCGAAGTTGAAAAAAAGTATTACACCTGCATTTATGCAAGGAATAAAGACGGAAATGTACTGCAGCATTCCTGCATGAGTTACTGTGAAACTCCAACTCAAG TGCCGGAGAACCTTACGGTCAAACCCCTCAGCACTTCTGCTCTTCATTTCACCTGGGACCCTCCCGTGTGCCAGAAGCCCCCGGTCCTGTATCAACTCGATATTGATTACCATTATTACACTACAACGGAAACTGAATATATAGTGGATGGTTTGAGGTCGTTTTATAGGTATATCGTAGAAGTGCAAGTAGGCCAAGGATACCATTATAGCGACGAAAAGGCCACCATGACCGCCTACACGTTGCCAATCA GCCCGTCCCTGTATGTTGAGTGGCGTGGTGATAAAATCTATGCATCTTGGAGTTTCTCTGCCTACAACCATTGGGGTTTCACCTTTCGCTTCAAGGTCACGTGGGGCGAGTCCCTACAACACGAGGAGGAAACgctc AATTATCATCTCTGGATCGATGAATTCAACAGCACGGATGAGGTGTACCGGGTCTGTGTGGCTGTCTATCCCATAGGCAGAGAAGACCTGATGAGCGACACTGACTGCGAAAACGTACCAG AATCGGAATCCGGACTCAGTGGCTGGGCGATAACTCTGATTGTGCTCGGGACGCTGGCTGTGATTGCGGTTGGGGTGTTTTGTGCCGCAGTTCATCATAACAAATCAAAGGCTCAACAACGACAactacaacagcagcaacagcagcaagaCGTATACACTCTCAATCACGGGGTAACCAATCCTGCTGCAATCACATAA